One window of Paludibacter propionicigenes WB4 genomic DNA carries:
- the deoC gene encoding deoxyribose-phosphate aldolase, protein MSKFDDLFKQYNCNISDESVKQDIDKILAAHYAENDNVAVYKQCLNQIDLTSLNGSDTDTEIIALVEKVNNFNNVYPVLPNVAAICVYPALVPIVKEYLTENVGIASVAAGFPASQTFIEVKVAETAMAVMEGATEIDVVISIGKFLEGNYEEVFEELTEIKSSCRGAHLKVILETGALKSASNIMKASVLAMAAGADFIKTSTGKIPVAATLEATYVMCQAIKAWNEKNKVKVSYKPAGGIVTTEDAVKHYTLVKEILGEEWLNNTMFRFGASRLANNLLSSIEGQEVKYF, encoded by the coding sequence ATGAGCAAATTTGACGACCTTTTTAAACAATACAACTGCAACATCAGCGACGAAAGCGTAAAACAAGATATAGACAAAATTCTGGCTGCGCATTATGCCGAAAATGACAACGTGGCTGTGTACAAACAATGTCTGAATCAGATTGACCTGACTTCACTGAATGGCTCCGATACAGATACCGAAATTATAGCCTTGGTAGAAAAGGTAAATAACTTCAACAATGTCTATCCGGTATTGCCTAACGTGGCTGCCATTTGTGTCTACCCGGCATTGGTTCCGATTGTAAAAGAGTATCTGACCGAGAATGTCGGCATTGCTTCGGTAGCCGCAGGATTTCCGGCTTCGCAAACCTTTATTGAGGTAAAAGTGGCCGAAACAGCTATGGCCGTGATGGAAGGTGCCACCGAAATTGATGTGGTTATTTCTATCGGAAAATTTCTGGAAGGCAACTACGAAGAAGTTTTTGAAGAATTGACGGAAATCAAATCGTCTTGTCGTGGAGCGCACCTGAAAGTGATTCTGGAAACAGGAGCTTTAAAATCAGCTTCGAATATTATGAAAGCTTCTGTGTTGGCAATGGCTGCGGGCGCCGATTTTATTAAAACGTCCACCGGCAAAATTCCTGTTGCAGCAACGCTCGAAGCTACCTACGTAATGTGTCAGGCAATAAAAGCGTGGAACGAGAAAAACAAAGTGAAAGTGAGCTACAAACCGGCCGGAGGAATTGTAACCACCGAAGATGCCGTGAAGCATTACACACTGGTAAAAGAAATTCTGGGTGAAGAATGGTTGAATAATACCATGTTCAGGTTCGGTGCAAGCCGCTTAGCCAACAACTTGCTGAGCTCAATAGAAGGCCAGGAAGTCAAGTATTTTTAA
- a CDS encoding BlaI/MecI/CopY family transcriptional regulator, with product MMEIKELTKVELQLMNVLWDKQQGFVNDILAELPEPKPAYNTVSTFMRILVTKGFVGYKSFGKSHQYYPLISREVYMENFMTGVKNTFFSGSLRSMISFFAQKEKLSNKEIESIIKILNENKNDIP from the coding sequence ATCATGGAAATAAAAGAACTTACAAAAGTAGAACTGCAACTGATGAACGTGCTGTGGGACAAGCAGCAAGGATTCGTAAACGACATCCTGGCTGAATTACCCGAACCAAAACCTGCATATAACACCGTGTCTACCTTTATGCGAATACTCGTTACCAAAGGATTTGTAGGATATAAGAGTTTTGGGAAGAGTCATCAGTATTATCCTCTCATTTCGAGAGAGGTTTATATGGAGAATTTTATGACCGGCGTGAAAAATACATTTTTCAGCGGTTCATTGCGTTCTATGATCTCCTTTTTTGCTCAAAAAGAAAAATTGTCGAACAAAGAAATAGAGAGTATCATCAAGATTTTAAATGAAAATAAAAACGATATACCATGA
- a CDS encoding nucleotide pyrophosphohydrolase, which yields MTIEEAQKQVDDWIKTYGVRYFSELTNMVILTEEVGELARIIARKYGEQSFKKSDENRNLGDEMADILWVLICLANQTGVNLTEAFEKNMLKKTERDSTRHLENDKLL from the coding sequence ATGACTATCGAAGAAGCTCAGAAACAAGTCGACGACTGGATAAAAACCTACGGTGTTCGTTACTTTAGCGAACTGACCAACATGGTAATTCTGACCGAAGAAGTTGGTGAGCTGGCACGTATCATTGCCCGAAAATACGGCGAACAATCTTTCAAAAAATCTGATGAAAACAGGAATCTGGGCGACGAAATGGCCGATATCCTGTGGGTGCTTATTTGCCTGGCCAACCAAACCGGCGTAAACCTCACCGAAGCATTCGAAAAAAACATGCTAAAGAAAACAGAGCGAGACAGCACCCGACATCTGGAAAACGATAAACTGTTGTAA
- the polA gene encoding DNA polymerase I — protein MKKLFLVDAYAIIYRAYYAFIRNPRVNSKGLNTSAIFGFVNTLEDVLKREKPTHIAVAFDPKGKTFRHEAYEQYKAQREATPEDIRLAVPIIKNLIKAYNIPALEIPGYEADDVIGTMAKKAEQAGFEVFMLTPDKDYGQLVSDHIFMYRPKHTGGFETMGPDEVKAKYDLDSHEQVIDLLGLMGDASDNIPGCPGVGEKTAVKLLKEFGSIDTLLSRTGELKGALKTKIEENKEQIIFSRFLATIKVDVPIDFDEKSLEIVPRNETELRALFDELEFRTMSAKLATPFSSFPPDQPLPSIRQVKPKPAGQMSLFDEAESNDVKPTEKQSDAAPADEQQVVVSTSGMKGLENIPHKYVLIDTKVKRSNLISQLFIQKSVCFDTETTGLDMFTSDLVGMSFCFAEGEAYYVSLPEDKTESKEVLREFKAFFENDRIEKIGQNMKFDLLMLWQYGIELKGKLFDTMIAHYLVQPELRHGMDYLAEIYLNYRTIHFEDLVGAKGKNQADIRTVDINKLCDYAAEDADVTFRLKQILEKELKADALENLFYEIEMPLMQVLATMEHTGVRIDSEALRQSSVILTDEMLKLEKEIHQLAGYEFNVSSPMQVGEILFDRLKLDDKAKKTKTGQYSTSEDILEKLQSKHPIIGKILDYRGLKKLLSTYIDALPQLISPITGKVHTSYNQTVAATGRLSSTNPNLQNIPIRDAQGKEIRKAFIPDADCLFFSADYSQIELRIMAHLSGDKNMLEAFNSGHDIHTATAAKIYKIPLEEVTSDMRRKAKTANFGIIYGISVFGLSDRLSIPRAEAKELIEGYFATYPDVKKYMDNAIQKAKEMGYVETLLGRKRFLPDINSQNSIVRGFAERNAINAPIQGTAADIIKIAMVRIQNRLENESLQAKMTMQVHDELNFTVPKNELEALQKAVIEEMENAIKLQVPLIADCGVGANWLEAH, from the coding sequence ATGAAAAAGTTATTCCTTGTTGATGCTTACGCTATCATATACAGAGCTTATTACGCTTTTATCCGAAACCCCAGAGTAAATTCAAAAGGGCTGAACACATCGGCTATTTTTGGATTTGTCAACACGCTTGAAGACGTACTTAAACGCGAAAAACCCACTCATATTGCCGTCGCTTTCGACCCCAAAGGCAAGACTTTTCGTCACGAAGCTTACGAGCAATACAAAGCGCAGCGCGAAGCTACACCGGAAGACATCCGACTGGCGGTGCCAATCATAAAAAACCTCATTAAAGCCTACAACATTCCGGCGTTGGAAATCCCCGGATATGAAGCTGACGACGTAATCGGAACCATGGCTAAAAAAGCCGAACAGGCAGGATTTGAAGTCTTCATGCTTACGCCCGACAAAGATTATGGACAGTTGGTGTCTGACCACATTTTTATGTACCGCCCAAAACATACCGGCGGTTTCGAAACTATGGGCCCGGACGAAGTAAAAGCAAAATACGATCTGGACAGCCACGAACAGGTTATCGACTTGCTCGGGTTGATGGGCGATGCATCCGATAATATCCCCGGCTGCCCCGGCGTGGGTGAAAAAACAGCGGTGAAACTGTTGAAAGAATTCGGGAGCATTGACACCCTGCTTTCGAGAACCGGTGAACTGAAAGGGGCATTGAAAACAAAAATAGAAGAAAACAAAGAGCAAATTATTTTCTCACGTTTCCTGGCTACGATTAAAGTAGATGTTCCCATCGATTTTGATGAAAAGAGCCTGGAAATAGTGCCCCGTAACGAAACCGAACTGCGGGCTTTGTTTGATGAACTCGAATTCCGTACTATGTCGGCCAAACTGGCAACTCCTTTTAGCTCATTTCCTCCCGATCAGCCATTGCCAAGTATCAGGCAGGTAAAGCCAAAACCTGCCGGACAAATGTCTTTGTTTGATGAAGCTGAAAGTAATGACGTTAAGCCGACTGAAAAACAATCTGACGCTGCACCGGCTGACGAACAGCAAGTGGTTGTTTCAACCTCCGGTATGAAGGGGCTCGAAAATATTCCTCATAAGTATGTGCTGATCGATACTAAAGTAAAACGCTCGAACCTTATTTCGCAGCTTTTTATCCAGAAATCTGTTTGTTTCGATACCGAAACTACCGGACTGGACATGTTTACCTCTGATTTGGTAGGGATGTCATTCTGTTTTGCAGAAGGCGAAGCATATTATGTTTCGTTGCCCGAAGACAAAACAGAATCGAAAGAAGTGTTGCGTGAATTCAAAGCTTTTTTTGAAAATGACAGAATCGAGAAAATAGGTCAGAACATGAAATTCGATTTGCTGATGCTCTGGCAATATGGTATTGAGCTAAAAGGAAAGCTTTTCGACACCATGATTGCGCATTATCTGGTTCAACCTGAATTGCGTCACGGTATGGATTATCTGGCAGAAATTTACCTGAATTACCGAACCATTCATTTTGAAGATTTAGTCGGAGCAAAAGGAAAAAATCAGGCAGACATACGCACGGTGGACATCAATAAATTATGCGACTACGCAGCCGAAGATGCGGATGTGACTTTCAGACTGAAACAAATATTAGAAAAAGAATTGAAAGCAGATGCGCTTGAAAATCTTTTCTACGAAATAGAAATGCCACTGATGCAAGTGCTGGCCACCATGGAGCATACCGGAGTACGCATCGACAGCGAAGCTCTGCGGCAGAGTTCGGTGATTCTGACCGACGAAATGTTGAAGCTCGAAAAAGAGATACACCAACTGGCAGGATACGAATTTAATGTCAGCTCGCCTATGCAGGTTGGCGAAATACTTTTCGACCGACTGAAACTGGATGATAAAGCCAAGAAAACCAAAACCGGACAATACTCCACTTCGGAAGACATTCTGGAGAAACTACAATCGAAGCATCCGATTATCGGCAAGATTCTGGACTATCGCGGTTTAAAAAAACTACTCAGCACCTATATCGATGCTTTGCCTCAGTTAATCAGTCCGATTACAGGCAAGGTACATACTTCGTACAATCAGACGGTAGCGGCTACCGGTCGACTCAGTTCCACGAATCCGAACCTGCAAAACATTCCGATTCGGGATGCGCAAGGCAAAGAAATCCGCAAGGCATTTATCCCCGATGCAGATTGTTTGTTTTTCAGTGCCGATTATTCGCAAATTGAACTTCGCATTATGGCTCACCTGAGCGGCGATAAAAATATGCTGGAGGCTTTCAATAGCGGACACGATATCCACACCGCTACCGCAGCCAAAATCTACAAAATTCCGTTGGAAGAAGTGACTTCGGATATGCGCCGGAAAGCTAAAACGGCTAACTTCGGGATTATTTACGGCATATCGGTGTTCGGACTGTCGGACAGGTTGAGTATTCCGCGTGCCGAAGCCAAAGAACTTATCGAGGGTTACTTTGCCACCTATCCCGACGTAAAGAAATACATGGATAACGCTATTCAGAAAGCCAAAGAAATGGGCTATGTGGAAACGTTGCTTGGACGCAAACGCTTTCTACCCGATATCAACTCGCAAAACAGCATTGTGCGGGGTTTTGCGGAGCGAAACGCCATCAATGCACCGATACAGGGCACGGCAGCCGATATTATCAAAATAGCCATGGTACGCATACAAAACCGATTGGAGAATGAAAGCCTGCAAGCCAAAATGACCATGCAGGTACATGATGAGTTGAACTTCACCGTTCCGAAAAATGAGCTTGAAGCCCTACAAAAAGCTGTTATTGAAGAAATGGAAAATGCCATCAAACTTCAGGTGCCTCTTATTGCCGACTGTGGTGTGGGCGCCAACTGGCTGGAAGCGCATTAA
- a CDS encoding LysM peptidoglycan-binding domain-containing protein → MPLQKHTYIIISLFIIMLSPFANLQALTNQYFASDSTRVDYISKNHSAVADSIINYGKLFLNTPYRYGSTGVSSFDCSGFTSYVYRNFGYDLGRSSVDQSRQFSQVDKNELKAGDLVFFSGRRRSKNVGHVGIVVSAGNGEFNFIHAAVHNGVTISNSKEAYYTKRFLKASRVIGATPILTAVHKFFTKTFSNDEPAAKQTPAKTQVQNFAANQPQAALQATTPVKKTRKIPAEYHTVKSGETLSSIALQYGLTIAELKKKNKIKGNKLKLKQKIKVKDEETVVETINQPATNAPQIAESKNTSGKADAQKSNNEATAKSNDISHKVKKGETLYSIARQYNLSVDELKKINDIPNGKIRPGQELKVAQQQADRPAKNAEIAKVEPSQKSGTHKVTSGESLYSIAKMHGITVDELKRINNIPTGKIRPGQELKLSDDGDKNKNAVAEKVENKPSPKNETTANANTVNYKVKKGESLITIANDNNITVEELKKMNNLSDSKIKAGQELKLTQTTEKSQTFKNHAESKTIQHKVKSGESYYSIAKDYGCTVDDLKEWNKKTGNKIKPGDKIIVRPN, encoded by the coding sequence ATGCCTTTACAAAAACACACATATATCATTATCTCTCTGTTTATCATTATGTTGTCACCGTTTGCCAATCTGCAAGCTTTGACAAACCAATACTTTGCATCCGACTCTACCAGAGTGGATTATATTTCTAAAAACCACTCTGCAGTTGCCGATTCTATTATCAACTACGGTAAACTCTTCTTAAATACACCTTATCGATACGGTTCAACCGGAGTCTCTTCTTTTGATTGTTCTGGTTTTACATCGTATGTTTACCGAAATTTTGGTTACGATTTAGGACGCTCCTCTGTCGATCAGTCCAGACAGTTTAGTCAGGTAGACAAAAATGAGCTTAAAGCCGGTGATTTAGTATTTTTCTCTGGTCGTCGCCGGAGTAAAAATGTAGGTCATGTGGGGATAGTAGTGTCTGCCGGTAATGGCGAATTTAATTTCATTCATGCAGCGGTACACAACGGAGTGACTATTTCCAATTCAAAAGAAGCCTATTACACCAAACGATTTTTGAAAGCCAGTAGGGTAATCGGTGCAACTCCAATTCTGACGGCTGTGCATAAGTTCTTCACCAAGACTTTCAGCAACGACGAACCTGCCGCTAAGCAAACCCCTGCTAAAACTCAGGTTCAGAATTTTGCAGCCAATCAGCCTCAGGCTGCTCTACAAGCTACAACTCCGGTAAAGAAAACCAGAAAAATACCGGCCGAGTACCATACTGTAAAATCGGGTGAAACACTTTCTTCCATAGCGCTCCAATACGGATTAACGATTGCCGAACTCAAAAAAAAGAATAAAATCAAAGGCAACAAGCTAAAGCTGAAACAGAAAATAAAAGTCAAGGATGAAGAAACCGTTGTGGAAACCATTAACCAACCGGCTACCAATGCTCCGCAGATAGCCGAAAGCAAAAACACTTCAGGCAAAGCAGATGCTCAAAAATCGAACAACGAGGCTACTGCTAAATCAAATGACATATCTCATAAAGTAAAGAAGGGCGAGACGCTCTACAGCATAGCTCGGCAGTATAACCTCTCGGTGGATGAGTTGAAAAAGATCAATGATATTCCTAATGGCAAGATACGTCCGGGGCAGGAGCTGAAAGTGGCACAACAGCAGGCAGACCGCCCTGCTAAAAACGCAGAAATAGCCAAAGTAGAACCTTCACAGAAGTCGGGAACGCACAAAGTAACTTCGGGCGAATCTTTGTATAGTATTGCCAAAATGCATGGCATCACCGTGGATGAACTTAAGCGTATTAACAACATTCCAACAGGAAAAATACGCCCCGGACAGGAGCTGAAGCTGTCTGACGATGGAGATAAAAATAAAAATGCAGTAGCTGAGAAAGTAGAAAACAAGCCATCGCCTAAAAACGAAACAACTGCTAATGCAAATACCGTAAACTATAAAGTAAAGAAAGGCGAAAGTCTTATTACAATAGCTAATGACAATAATATCACGGTAGAAGAGTTGAAAAAGATGAACAACTTGAGTGATTCAAAAATTAAAGCTGGACAAGAACTTAAGCTTACTCAAACTACCGAAAAATCACAAACCTTTAAAAACCACGCCGAGTCTAAAACTATTCAGCACAAGGTAAAATCCGGAGAATCTTATTACTCCATTGCCAAAGATTACGGCTGCACGGTTGACGATCTGAAAGAGTGGAACAAAAAAACCGGAAACAAGATCAAACCCGGCGATAAGATTATCGTACGCCCCAATTAA
- a CDS encoding M56 family metallopeptidase → MMQELLALALPVGKYILAAILMVAFYWFLFREKATFNNCRMYLLSIALVAILISQFSIVVYTPPAQVVEIEATPTVTVMSNQPSSAMRPQTTTPTTASIAASTPAEKVTEPNKYLALLKVKNMVLVIYIAVTAVLFVLLFVQFFKILGLKRRGRLTTKDGFEVIESDEIPTPFSFYKTIFLSPNLTGTKLEMILKHEQWHIKHRHYVDVFIIEILVRLLWFNPVLWWVRRELRNVSEFHADRSVLDEGQDLYKYQTVILEEVMEKNPYLANGFNNSFTRKRFIMMKNKCHIRFTTLRRALYVPFLVLVFSLFSFTIGKGEVRYVEKQSEKSELNNKQELSNELPVAAKSTVNSKNDTLELVNKIINEYPEKLDIAIKKFMNIQKYDNLMIYFTDMKFILNTLEIQYDTKNEKLKPSMGGSSGVSSERLVGVINQLTESRKAIMDLKFTEAPNQKIDLLRRELGKIQENPVIKIIIRTISGDQTNNLSTISNTLTFAKLYPIIPPKENIVENNKSPFLKTIPLTDEQADKLLVIYSDELDKLIIRLDKLISEYSPQALREGLLSAVKMENERKTILRDIEPNSFCDEFYATISKEELEECLAAFKISKSNIEKIRKSDTKAKSLSDITSSLWNQKVQMKIMMEVSRIRGIGRNQIHYSPSEYYKNVKMTSANTK, encoded by the coding sequence ATGATGCAAGAATTGTTAGCCTTAGCACTTCCGGTGGGGAAGTATATTCTAGCCGCCATTTTGATGGTTGCTTTTTATTGGTTTTTGTTTCGCGAAAAAGCGACGTTCAATAACTGCCGCATGTATTTGTTGTCCATAGCGCTGGTGGCCATACTTATTTCTCAATTTAGCATAGTGGTTTATACGCCACCGGCTCAGGTGGTAGAAATAGAGGCAACGCCTACTGTAACGGTAATGTCGAACCAGCCTAGCAGCGCAATGCGGCCTCAGACAACTACTCCCACTACGGCTTCTATTGCAGCTTCAACGCCTGCGGAAAAAGTCACGGAACCAAACAAATACCTCGCTTTATTGAAAGTGAAGAACATGGTATTGGTGATATATATCGCAGTTACTGCAGTGCTGTTTGTATTGCTGTTTGTTCAGTTCTTCAAAATTCTGGGGCTTAAACGCAGAGGGCGGTTGACAACGAAGGATGGATTTGAGGTGATTGAAAGCGATGAAATACCAACGCCGTTTTCGTTTTACAAAACCATATTTCTGAGTCCGAACCTTACGGGTACAAAACTGGAGATGATCCTCAAACACGAGCAATGGCATATTAAACACCGCCATTATGTGGATGTATTTATCATAGAAATCCTGGTCCGCCTGCTGTGGTTTAACCCGGTGCTTTGGTGGGTGCGCCGCGAACTCCGTAACGTTAGCGAGTTTCATGCCGACCGCAGCGTGTTGGATGAAGGACAGGATTTGTACAAATATCAAACAGTTATACTGGAAGAGGTGATGGAAAAAAATCCTTACCTGGCCAACGGTTTCAATAATTCATTTACCAGAAAAAGATTTATTATGATGAAAAACAAATGTCACATCCGTTTTACAACGCTTCGCCGGGCGTTGTATGTTCCATTCCTGGTTCTCGTTTTTTCTCTATTTTCTTTTACTATTGGAAAAGGTGAGGTTAGGTATGTTGAGAAACAATCCGAAAAATCGGAGTTGAATAACAAGCAAGAGTTATCCAACGAATTGCCTGTTGCAGCCAAATCAACAGTAAATTCAAAAAATGATACGCTTGAATTGGTAAACAAAATAATCAATGAGTATCCTGAAAAACTGGACATTGCAATTAAGAAGTTCATGAATATTCAAAAGTACGATAATCTAATGATATATTTTACAGACATGAAATTCATTCTAAATACTTTAGAGATACAATATGACACAAAAAATGAAAAACTTAAACCATCAATGGGAGGAAGTAGTGGTGTTTCGAGTGAAAGATTAGTTGGCGTTATCAATCAATTGACTGAGTCGAGAAAAGCGATTATGGATTTAAAATTCACAGAAGCACCAAATCAAAAGATTGATTTATTAAGAAGAGAATTAGGAAAGATTCAGGAGAACCCAGTTATAAAAATAATTATTAGAACTATTAGTGGTGATCAAACTAATAACTTATCAACCATATCTAATACGTTGACTTTTGCAAAATTATATCCAATAATTCCGCCAAAAGAAAATATTGTAGAAAACAACAAATCACCATTTTTAAAAACAATACCACTCACAGATGAACAGGCAGATAAATTATTAGTTATTTATTCGGACGAATTAGACAAATTGATAATCAGGCTTGATAAACTCATATCCGAATATAGTCCTCAAGCTTTAAGAGAAGGTTTACTATCAGCAGTAAAGATGGAAAATGAACGTAAAACGATTTTAAGAGACATAGAGCCCAATAGTTTCTGTGATGAATTCTATGCTACTATCTCAAAAGAAGAGCTTGAAGAATGTCTGGCAGCATTTAAAATATCAAAGAGTAATATTGAAAAAATCAGAAAATCAGATACAAAAGCCAAAAGTCTTTCAGATATAACGAGTTCACTTTGGAATCAAAAAGTACAAATGAAGATTATGATGGAAGTGTCTCGTATTAGAGGCATTGGACGTAATCAAATTCATTATTCTCCTTCTGAATACTATAAGAATGTCAAGATGACTTCTGCAAATACCAAATAG
- a CDS encoding polyprenyl synthetase family protein, which translates to MNLIDTIKQPILQEMQLFRETFAEALKTDNPMLETVHEYVLQKSGKQLRPMLVLLSAKLCGHVNQNTVDGALALELLHTASLIHDDVVDDTLERRGKPSINARWTNKIAILSGDYILSKALVCATKTNSLPVLKSIANIGMQLSDGELLQLSNVQVLNASEENYLTIIRKKTALLFSTCTEVGGLSVNAAEDTLVRLRNFGEYLGICFQIKDDIFDYSENISIGKPTANDVRDGKITLPLIFALKNSEGDEKNKVVKIIEEKDFTPENIQTIIHFTHDNGGVAYAAKQMEAYKNKAIDELNGFAGSDVKTSLIRCAEYAANRDF; encoded by the coding sequence ATGAATTTAATAGACACCATTAAACAGCCGATTCTTCAGGAAATGCAATTGTTCAGAGAGACATTTGCAGAAGCTCTCAAAACGGACAACCCCATGCTTGAAACCGTGCATGAATATGTACTGCAGAAAAGTGGGAAGCAACTACGACCCATGTTGGTGTTGTTGTCGGCTAAGTTGTGCGGACATGTAAATCAGAATACGGTAGATGGTGCCCTTGCACTGGAACTGCTTCATACAGCCAGCCTTATTCACGACGATGTGGTGGATGACACGCTGGAACGCCGGGGAAAGCCATCGATAAACGCCCGATGGACTAATAAAATAGCCATTCTATCAGGCGATTACATTTTATCTAAAGCATTGGTATGTGCTACCAAAACCAACAGTCTGCCCGTATTGAAATCTATTGCCAATATCGGTATGCAGCTTTCGGACGGTGAGTTGCTCCAGCTGAGCAACGTGCAGGTGCTGAATGCTTCCGAAGAAAATTACCTTACCATTATACGCAAAAAAACAGCTTTATTATTCTCTACTTGCACCGAAGTGGGCGGACTTTCTGTGAATGCTGCGGAGGATACATTAGTCAGACTGCGCAATTTCGGAGAATACCTGGGTATCTGTTTTCAGATAAAAGACGATATTTTTGACTACTCAGAAAATATATCCATTGGGAAACCTACAGCTAATGATGTGCGTGATGGTAAAATTACTTTACCACTGATTTTTGCCCTTAAAAATTCGGAAGGCGATGAAAAAAACAAAGTGGTGAAAATTATTGAGGAGAAAGATTTTACGCCTGAGAATATTCAGACCATTATCCACTTTACACATGATAACGGTGGGGTGGCTTACGCGGCAAAACAAATGGAAGCGTATAAAAACAAAGCCATCGATGAACTCAATGGCTTTGCTGGCAGCGATGTAAAAACATCACTTATACGATGTGCTGAATACGCTGCGAACAGAGATTTCTAA
- the rpsT gene encoding 30S ribosomal protein S20: MANHKSSIKRIRQTDKKKLHNRYYAKTARNAVRKLRTTADKTVATEMLPKISAMLDKLAKRNIIHKNKASNLKSKLAVYVNKLA; the protein is encoded by the coding sequence ATGGCAAATCATAAATCATCGATTAAAAGAATACGTCAAACTGACAAGAAAAAACTGCACAACCGCTATTACGCTAAAACAGCACGTAATGCTGTTCGTAAATTGCGTACCACTGCAGACAAAACTGTTGCAACTGAAATGTTACCAAAAATCAGCGCAATGTTAGACAAGTTGGCTAAACGTAATATTATTCACAAAAACAAAGCCAGCAACTTGAAATCAAAGTTAGCGGTTTACGTGAACAAACTAGCATAA
- the recO gene encoding DNA repair protein RecO, whose protein sequence is MLSKTTGIILHSIKYTDSASIVTVYTQQFGRVSYMVHGVNKKKSMCRAALLQPLSMVEMDVFHVPGKDIQRIKDLRMNYQFTGIPFNPVKNSLALFLSEVLFKSLRQTEPDENLYLFLENSIQQLDCCEEGIANFHLVFLIKMSRYLGFAPNTEDGGAKYFDLMNGVFSEQKALHMHYLLPETTIDFISLLETDYAGMHRLILTRERRSVLLKGLVEYYLLHIPEFHTLHSLAVLQSLFD, encoded by the coding sequence ATGCTAAGTAAAACCACCGGAATTATACTTCACTCGATAAAATATACGGATTCTGCATCCATTGTTACGGTATATACGCAGCAGTTCGGACGGGTTTCGTACATGGTACATGGCGTAAATAAAAAGAAATCGATGTGCAGGGCTGCACTTCTTCAACCGCTCTCAATGGTGGAGATGGATGTATTTCATGTCCCCGGTAAGGATATTCAACGCATAAAAGACCTGAGAATGAATTACCAGTTTACAGGTATTCCATTCAATCCGGTGAAAAATTCGCTGGCTCTTTTTCTGTCCGAAGTGCTTTTCAAAAGCCTTCGCCAGACCGAACCTGACGAAAATCTATACCTGTTTTTAGAGAATTCTATTCAGCAGCTCGATTGCTGCGAGGAGGGAATAGCCAACTTTCATCTGGTATTTCTGATTAAAATGTCGCGCTACCTGGGCTTTGCACCAAATACTGAAGACGGCGGTGCTAAATACTTTGATCTGATGAATGGCGTTTTTTCGGAGCAAAAAGCACTTCATATGCATTATCTGCTTCCAGAAACCACCATTGATTTTATTTCGTTGCTTGAAACGGACTATGCAGGTATGCACAGACTTATTTTGACCAGAGAAAGACGTTCTGTGCTGCTCAAAGGACTCGTAGAATATTATTTATTGCATATCCCCGAATTTCATACCTTACATTCGCTGGCTGTGCTTCAGAGCTTGTTTGATTAG